One genomic segment of Styela clava chromosome 3, kaStyClav1.hap1.2, whole genome shotgun sequence includes these proteins:
- the LOC120342045 gene encoding ubiquitin-conjugating enzyme E2 D4-like, whose translation MAAQKRLQHELMGIQENPPENVTAGPVDECDIYHWQATITGPPDTPYQGGLFFLDIRYPCDYPFKPPNVRFITKIYHPNINSQGGICVDILRDNWSPALTTSKVLLSISSLLANPNPDDPLVPEIANLYKFDRLQYNKNAREFSKKYAM comes from the coding sequence ATGGCGGCTCAAAAAAGGTTGCAACATGAATTGATGGGAATTCAAGAAAATCCTCCGGAAAATGTTACTGCTGGGCCTGTGGATGAATGTGATATTTACCATTGGCAAGCCACAATCACTGGGCCACCAGATACTCCATACCAAGGTGGATTATTTTTTCTGGACATTCGCTATCCGTGTGATTACCCATTTAAGCCACCAAATGTGCGCTTCATCACGAAAATCTATCATCCCAACATAAACTCTCAAGGTGGTATTTGTGTCGATATTCTACGAGACAACTGGTCTCCTGCTTTAACCACTTCCAAAGTTCTGTTGTCCATATCTTCATTACTTGCAAATCCAAATCCTGATGATCCTCTTGTGCCAGAAATTGCAAATTTGTACAAGTTTGACCGTTTACAATACAACAAAAATGCAAGGGAATTCAGTAAGAAATATGCTATGTGA